A genomic stretch from Strongyloides ratti genome assembly S_ratti_ED321, chromosome : 1 includes:
- a CDS encoding 2,4-dienoyl-CoA reductase, mitochondrial gives MACQIPLKYFPIRSDVPIKDEIYKNKLIFITGGGTGLGKSMSYTFSQLGGIVIIASRKLDVLEKTAAEISKVTGNKVIPIQIDIRCQKSVKEGIDKIEKMFERLPDVVINNATGNFISPTERLSSNAIRTIVDIVLLGTVNVTLEIGKRIIKSNKNGCVFAFVSALYATSTAEFCVPSGMAKAGIENLSRSLASEWGKYGMRFNVISPGPIPTDGAFGNLSFLSKEETIEMASKRTPIGRVGSKEEFANLMAYICSDYCSYMSGAYIAFDGASHLFGSGSSISAGELHKVSNNEWNTVEEIIKSRSLKNKV, from the exons ATGGCTTGTCAAAtaccattaaaatattttccaaTTCGATCAGATGTTCCTATAAAAgatgaaatatataaaaataaattaatatttataaccGGAGGAGGAACGGGTCTTGGAAAATCAATGTCATATACATTTTCTCAATTAGGTGGAATTGTAATTATTGCCTCAAGAAAGTTGGATGTTTTGGAGAAAACAGCTGCCGAAATTAGTAAAGTTACAGGAAATAAA gTTATTCCTATACAAATAGATATACGATGTCAAAAAAGTGTAAAAGAAGgtattgataaaattgaaaagatGTTTGAAAGATTACCGGATgttgttataaataatgcaacaggaaattttatttcaccAACTGAGAGATTATCCTCAAATGCCATAAGAACAATTGTTGATATTGTTCTTTTAGGTACTGTTAATGTGACACTTGAAATaggaaaaagaattattaaatcaaataaaaatggaTGTGTTTTTGCTTTTGTTTCTGCTTTGTATGCCACAAGTACAGCAGAATTTTGTGTTCCATCAG gTATGGCAAAAGCAGGTATTGAAAATCTTTCAAGAAGTTTAGCATCTGAATGGGGAAAATATGGTATGagatttaatgttatttctCCTGGTCCAATACCTACAGATGGTGCTTTTggaaatttatcatttttatcaaaagaagAAACTATTGAGATGGCAAGTAAAAGAACTCCAATTGGTAGAGTTGGATCAAAAGAAGAATTTGCAAATTTGATGGCTTATATATGTAGTGATTATTGTTCATATATGAGTGGTGCTTACATTGCTTTTGATGGAGCATCACATTTATTTGGATCTGGAAGTAGTATAAGTGCCGGAGAATTACATAAAGTATCAAATAATGAATGGAATACAGttgaagaaataataaaatctagaagtttaaaaaacaaagtttag